The Geotalea uraniireducens Rf4 genome window below encodes:
- a CDS encoding PfaD family polyunsaturated fatty acid/polyketide biosynthesis protein has protein sequence MNQFQPRNDSVSHPSEHACLGWWCSDSSLSTAPDKTLRESLRLVRLPLYLVSNGSSVVAKSGGSGLFGGVKPEDDSHPIIGYAPPCLPERLGDQGFCADLGLRFPYIGGSMAKGISSAAMAEELGREGMLGFFGAAGLPFATVEAAIGRLAGNKFPYGFNLIHSPQEPDMEDALSRLYMEKGVRLVEASAFLALTLPLVRYRVHGIHRSPDGAIVAPNRIIAKVSREELAARFFSPPPEKFLRELVASGEITPAQAEMAAQIPMAQDVTAEADSGGHTDNRPAIALFPTILSLASQLEASYGYKQKLRVGLAGGISTPAAAAAAFAMGAAYIMTGSVNQACIESGTCDEVRNMLAETRQADVTMAPAADMFEMGVTVQVLKRGTMFPMRAAKLYEIYRTYGSMEDIPPAEREKLEQTMFRAPLNDIWRDTRSYFLRRDPRQAERGDRDPKHRMALVFRWYLGQAAHWAKDGESSRKIDYQVWCGPAMGAFNEWASGSGLESPSRRKVVTVALNILHGAAVLTRANFLRCQGIRLAPEETRIEPLEIAQIKEYLR, from the coding sequence TTGAACCAGTTTCAGCCAAGGAATGACTCTGTCAGTCATCCCTCGGAACATGCCTGCCTCGGCTGGTGGTGCTCCGATTCATCGCTTTCAACCGCTCCTGACAAGACCCTGAGGGAGTCGCTTCGTCTGGTCCGCCTCCCTCTCTATCTGGTGAGCAACGGCAGCAGCGTTGTCGCGAAGTCCGGCGGAAGCGGACTGTTCGGCGGAGTAAAACCGGAAGACGACAGCCACCCCATCATCGGATATGCCCCGCCATGCCTGCCGGAACGGCTCGGCGACCAGGGATTCTGCGCCGACCTCGGACTCCGTTTCCCTTACATCGGCGGCTCCATGGCCAAGGGAATCAGTTCTGCGGCAATGGCGGAAGAACTGGGACGCGAAGGAATGCTCGGCTTCTTCGGTGCCGCAGGTTTACCGTTCGCCACTGTGGAGGCTGCCATCGGCCGCCTCGCCGGCAACAAATTCCCTTACGGCTTCAACCTCATCCATTCCCCCCAAGAGCCTGACATGGAGGACGCACTCTCGCGTCTTTACATGGAGAAGGGGGTACGACTCGTAGAGGCTTCGGCCTTCCTCGCCCTGACACTCCCCCTGGTCCGCTATCGCGTCCATGGAATTCACCGTTCCCCTGACGGCGCCATCGTCGCCCCGAACCGGATCATTGCCAAGGTTTCCCGCGAAGAGCTGGCCGCCAGGTTTTTCTCCCCCCCGCCCGAGAAGTTCCTCAGAGAGCTGGTCGCAAGCGGAGAGATCACTCCGGCTCAGGCGGAGATGGCCGCGCAAATTCCCATGGCCCAGGATGTTACCGCCGAGGCCGATTCGGGCGGACACACCGACAACCGTCCGGCCATTGCCCTTTTTCCCACCATCCTCTCCCTGGCATCCCAACTTGAAGCGAGTTACGGCTACAAGCAGAAACTCCGCGTCGGTCTTGCCGGCGGCATCTCCACCCCTGCCGCGGCCGCTGCCGCCTTTGCCATGGGAGCTGCATACATCATGACCGGCTCGGTCAATCAGGCCTGCATCGAGTCCGGCACCTGCGACGAGGTGCGCAACATGCTCGCAGAAACCCGTCAGGCCGATGTGACCATGGCCCCGGCCGCCGACATGTTCGAGATGGGGGTGACGGTACAGGTGCTGAAGCGGGGGACCATGTTCCCCATGCGTGCCGCAAAGCTCTATGAAATTTACCGCACGTACGGCAGCATGGAGGATATTCCCCCTGCCGAGCGGGAGAAGCTGGAGCAGACCATGTTCCGCGCTCCGCTCAATGATATCTGGCGGGATACCCGCTCCTACTTCCTGCGCCGCGACCCGCGCCAGGCAGAGCGTGGAGATCGGGATCCCAAGCACCGGATGGCCCTCGTCTTCCGCTGGTATCTTGGTCAGGCGGCCCACTGGGCCAAGGACGGCGAATCGTCCCGCAAGATCGACTACCAGGTATGGTGCGGACCTGCCATGGGCGCATTTAACGAATGGGCAAGCGGCTCAGGCCTTGAATCCCCCTCCCGGCGAAAAGTCGTAACGGTTGCCCTCAACATTCTTCATGGCGCCGCGGTGCTCACCCGCGCCAATTTCCTCCGCTGCCAGGGTATCCGCCTCGCGCCGGAGGAGACGCGCATAGAACCGCTCGAAATTGCACAGATCAAGGAGTACCTCAGGTGA
- a CDS encoding type I polyketide synthase, whose protein sequence is MKEQDVKTDLSTSEAPLAIIGIGCLFPKANDPDAYWSNITEGIDAISDIPPTHWQIADYYDRDPKSPDMTYGQRGGFISPVPFNPMEFNIPPNIMEAIDTSQLLGLVAAGHALKDAGYGAERDYDRSRASVILGVTGTLELVIPLGARLGHPVWRQALKESGVDDTVAADVVQRISDSYVPWQENSFPGLLGNVVAGRISKQYDLGGTNCVVDAACASSFSALHLASMELASGKADMVVTGGIDTFNDIFMYMCFSKTPALSPTGNAKPFDAAADGTILGEGLGIVVIKRLADAERDGDKIYAVIRGVGSSSDGKGDAIYAPNATGQKKALINAYNRAGVTPDSIGLLEAHGTGTKVGDAVEVSALRDVYGEAETPWCSLGSVKSQIGHTKAAAGAAGLIKAALALHHKVLPPTIKVEKPLEEVSAGRTPFYLASEKRPWLSRGTAPRRAGVSAFGFGGSNFHVVLEEYQPTKKAVDWDGNVQLLAFSADDSGKLETALAGVPADIAWSELRNAAATSRAVFNGNAACRIALVVERERTNLASLIANARAMLRKSPQSPWNTPDGAFFACGEKPGKLGMLFPGQGSQYAGMLRDLACRFPQMLDTLAAADDGFASQDGTRLSDRIYPVSAFDVQTREKQEAALRATEAAQPAIGATSLGAMKILKSFGVAPEAVAGHSYGELTALCASGRFDEAALHELSRLRGRLMGEGKGDKGSMLAVSTSLATVEQVIAEEKLDLVVANRNAPAQAVLSGSSAEIERAAAVFTSRNLPCKKLPVAAAFHSPLVADAAAPFLSALANIELKGAQVPVYANTTAAAYPVDTALAKALLANQLAKPVEFVAEIDAMHADGVRTFIEVGPGARLTGLVKAILGDREHVAVAVDASAGKRSGIADLARTLAQLTVLGYGVRLSAWDEGYQAPANTGRKPAMTVPICGANYVKPKPKRPPVAPVRPAAAVPHTATPVTPVAAPPGNPNQAATGYPAVPRPVSHEALAESLRITRESMAVLQKMQEETAQLHRRFLEGQETAGRTFQTLLEQQQRLIQGGNGPIPFSAVAPAPAATIAAVPPIQPAIVPAGPAPIVTTVSAALSAPAVPAAPAAPAATSGAGDRIARTLLAVVSEKTGYPVEMLEMEMGMDSDLGIDSIKRVEILSAIQERLPGAPVIGPEHLGTLRTLGEIAAHLGAGMDTAATVAPVAASTKALAAPAGNIVAETLLAVVSEKTGYPVEMLEMEMGMDSDLGIDSIKRVEILSAIQERLSGAPVIGPEHLGTLRTLGEIAAHLGAGMSPSTAVAPAIVVPAAVISAGKNVAETLLAVVSEKTGYPVEMLEMEMGMDSDLGIDSIKRVEILSTIQERLPGAPVIGPEHLGTLRTLGEIAAHLGAGMGTSAATPPATAIMAVAASSNDNVAETLLAVVSEKTGYPVEMLEMEMGMDSDLGIDSIKRVEILSTIQERLPGAPVIGPEHLGTLRTLGEIAHYLAGAPATAEPKAEAAPAVTAQPASTSAPSAIGRSTIVPVLLNDSADSGQIALTSGGEFWVTDDGSTFTTELCTILHGRGLTVRRITGFESRDMVPSGKISGLVISAPVNGTTDLFLENAFLLLKTVAPALRQAGESGGAVCVTVSRLDGAFGCGGDTTLSDPLSGGLAGLTKTAAREWPEVTCKAIDLGEFPAPTAMARAVAEELFRTGPVEVGLTPTGRITLELAELPAATAPVSAPIREGDVVIITGGGRGVTAATAVALSEAYRPLLVLLGRSPEPAAEPAWLQSLGEEAQIKRAIIEQAGGKLHPRDIEERYRQVIAGRELRATLDRIAAAGGKAVYRSVDIRDAGEVRNLLVEIRREHGLVRGIVHGAGVLADRLIADKSREQFARVYSTKVAGLRTLLAATRDDDLRFLALFSSTTGRFGRIGQVDYAVANEVLNKLAQAETRRRPACRAVSINWGPWDGGMVTPALKKVFAGEGIGLIGLAAGGEFLVNEIAAAGAPIEIVAIAGATGATVAASSPSRPQTLAEAFALTLTIDGYPFLRSHVLDGKAVLPMAVIAEWLAHGALHGNPGFRFHGFNDLRICKGVVFEQDTPCTLHVLAGRAEKRDSSYLVPVELTSVGKDGRSVLHARAGIVLATRLPEGIRSIIEIPSTPYEPRNGELYDRERLFHGPELHGIEHVDGCSAKGIAAMVKGAPAPAVWIKQPLRSAWLTDPLVIDSAFQLMILWSFERFGAGSLPCFAGRYRQFQESFPREGVQVVIRVTTEREHSATADMEFLDRHTGKLVARLEDYECVIDPSLKQAFQRNQLPQPGRVRLGVA, encoded by the coding sequence GTGAAAGAGCAAGATGTGAAAACGGACCTCTCCACCAGCGAAGCCCCGCTGGCTATTATCGGCATCGGCTGCCTTTTTCCCAAGGCTAACGACCCGGATGCCTATTGGTCGAATATCACCGAAGGTATCGACGCAATTTCGGATATTCCCCCGACCCATTGGCAGATTGCCGATTATTACGATCGGGACCCGAAATCCCCCGATATGACCTACGGGCAACGCGGCGGCTTCATTTCACCGGTTCCCTTCAACCCGATGGAGTTCAACATCCCTCCCAACATCATGGAGGCGATCGACACCTCCCAACTCCTCGGCCTCGTCGCCGCCGGCCATGCCCTCAAGGATGCCGGTTACGGTGCAGAGCGGGACTATGACCGGAGCCGGGCAAGCGTCATACTCGGCGTCACCGGCACCCTTGAGCTCGTGATCCCCCTCGGTGCACGGCTCGGCCATCCGGTCTGGCGTCAGGCGCTGAAAGAGTCGGGGGTGGACGATACGGTCGCCGCGGACGTCGTGCAGCGCATCTCGGACTCCTACGTCCCATGGCAGGAAAATTCCTTTCCCGGTCTCCTCGGCAACGTGGTCGCCGGACGGATCAGCAAGCAGTACGACCTGGGCGGGACCAACTGCGTCGTGGATGCGGCCTGCGCCAGCTCCTTCAGCGCCCTTCACCTGGCGAGCATGGAACTCGCCTCGGGCAAGGCCGACATGGTGGTCACCGGCGGCATCGATACATTCAACGACATTTTCATGTACATGTGCTTCAGCAAGACCCCTGCACTCTCCCCGACCGGCAATGCGAAACCGTTCGACGCAGCAGCAGACGGGACCATTCTCGGCGAAGGGCTCGGCATCGTGGTCATCAAGCGGCTTGCCGACGCAGAACGCGACGGGGACAAGATCTACGCAGTGATCCGCGGCGTCGGCTCATCCAGCGACGGCAAGGGGGATGCGATCTACGCCCCCAATGCCACCGGCCAAAAGAAGGCACTTATCAACGCCTATAACCGGGCAGGGGTAACACCTGACAGCATCGGTCTGCTGGAAGCCCACGGCACCGGCACCAAGGTGGGAGATGCAGTGGAAGTGAGCGCCCTGCGGGACGTGTACGGTGAAGCGGAAACCCCGTGGTGCTCCCTCGGCTCGGTAAAGTCCCAGATCGGCCACACCAAGGCTGCGGCAGGTGCAGCTGGGCTGATAAAGGCAGCCCTTGCCCTGCACCACAAGGTCCTCCCCCCCACCATCAAGGTGGAAAAGCCACTGGAGGAAGTGAGCGCCGGTCGCACACCCTTCTACCTTGCGAGCGAAAAACGTCCCTGGCTCAGCCGTGGAACAGCGCCGCGGCGCGCCGGAGTTAGCGCCTTTGGCTTCGGCGGTTCGAACTTCCATGTGGTTCTCGAAGAATACCAGCCGACGAAAAAGGCAGTCGACTGGGACGGAAATGTTCAGCTGCTGGCCTTTTCCGCAGACGACAGCGGAAAATTGGAAACCGCCCTTGCCGGGGTGCCGGCCGATATCGCCTGGAGCGAACTAAGAAACGCGGCCGCAACATCCCGCGCCGTTTTCAACGGAAACGCCGCCTGCCGCATTGCGCTGGTCGTTGAACGGGAGCGGACGAACCTGGCCTCGCTCATCGCCAATGCCAGGGCGATGCTGCGCAAAAGTCCGCAGAGTCCCTGGAATACCCCGGACGGGGCCTTCTTTGCCTGCGGTGAAAAACCGGGCAAGCTCGGCATGCTCTTCCCCGGCCAGGGTTCCCAGTATGCCGGCATGCTCAGGGATCTGGCCTGCCGCTTCCCGCAGATGCTCGACACCCTCGCCGCTGCGGATGACGGCTTCGCGTCTCAGGACGGCACACGCCTCTCCGACCGCATCTACCCTGTTTCCGCATTCGATGTCCAGACCAGGGAAAAGCAGGAAGCAGCCCTGCGCGCCACCGAAGCAGCCCAACCGGCCATAGGCGCGACGAGCCTAGGCGCCATGAAGATACTGAAATCGTTCGGCGTGGCCCCGGAAGCCGTGGCCGGCCACAGTTACGGCGAGCTGACCGCCCTCTGCGCCTCCGGAAGGTTCGATGAAGCGGCGCTCCATGAACTCTCGCGCCTGCGCGGCCGCCTCATGGGCGAGGGGAAAGGTGACAAGGGGAGCATGCTGGCTGTTTCCACCTCGCTGGCAACCGTTGAACAGGTAATCGCCGAGGAGAAACTCGACCTGGTTGTTGCCAACCGCAATGCCCCGGCCCAGGCGGTTCTGTCCGGTAGCAGCGCTGAGATCGAGCGGGCTGCCGCTGTCTTTACCTCCCGCAACCTCCCCTGCAAAAAGCTTCCGGTAGCGGCAGCCTTTCACAGCCCCCTCGTTGCCGACGCTGCTGCGCCATTCCTCTCGGCACTTGCAAATATAGAGTTGAAGGGGGCGCAGGTCCCCGTTTACGCAAACACCACTGCCGCCGCATATCCGGTCGACACGGCCCTGGCAAAGGCGCTCCTCGCCAACCAGTTGGCCAAACCGGTGGAGTTCGTCGCAGAGATAGATGCGATGCATGCAGATGGGGTTCGCACCTTCATCGAAGTCGGGCCGGGAGCACGCCTTACCGGCCTCGTCAAGGCGATCCTCGGGGACCGGGAGCACGTTGCAGTTGCCGTCGATGCCTCCGCAGGTAAACGTTCCGGCATCGCCGACCTGGCCCGAACCCTTGCCCAGCTGACGGTACTCGGTTACGGAGTGCGTCTTTCCGCTTGGGATGAAGGGTATCAGGCTCCGGCGAATACCGGCAGGAAGCCGGCCATGACCGTGCCGATCTGCGGGGCCAACTATGTGAAGCCGAAGCCCAAGCGACCCCCTGTCGCCCCCGTCCGGCCAGCCGCGGCCGTGCCTCACACAGCCACTCCTGTGACGCCCGTCGCAGCTCCTCCCGGCAATCCGAATCAAGCGGCAACCGGATATCCCGCCGTACCCCGGCCGGTATCCCATGAGGCGCTCGCCGAGTCGCTCCGGATAACCAGAGAAAGCATGGCAGTGCTGCAAAAGATGCAGGAAGAGACCGCCCAGCTCCATCGCCGCTTCCTCGAAGGGCAGGAAACGGCAGGGCGGACGTTCCAGACCCTTCTGGAACAGCAGCAGCGTCTCATCCAGGGAGGAAACGGACCGATTCCCTTCTCCGCGGTCGCTCCGGCACCGGCTGCTACGATTGCTGCGGTACCCCCGATTCAGCCTGCGATTGTCCCGGCCGGCCCGGCCCCCATCGTCACGACCGTTTCCGCAGCGTTATCAGCACCCGCAGTACCGGCAGCACCGGCAGCACCGGCAGCGACAAGCGGCGCCGGCGACCGGATCGCCCGGACGCTCCTTGCCGTGGTGAGCGAGAAAACCGGATATCCCGTCGAGATGCTGGAGATGGAGATGGGGATGGATTCCGACCTGGGCATAGACTCCATCAAGCGGGTCGAGATCCTCTCCGCAATCCAGGAACGGCTCCCCGGCGCACCCGTCATCGGTCCCGAGCATCTGGGGACGCTGCGGACTCTCGGCGAGATCGCAGCACACCTCGGAGCAGGCATGGACACGGCTGCAACAGTCGCCCCGGTGGCTGCCAGTACAAAAGCTCTCGCAGCGCCTGCCGGCAACATCGTTGCGGAAACCCTCCTTGCCGTGGTGAGCGAGAAAACCGGATATCCCGTCGAGATGCTGGAGATGGAGATGGGGATGGATTCCGACCTGGGCATCGACTCCATCAAGAGGGTCGAGATCCTCTCCGCTATCCAGGAACGGCTCTCCGGCGCACCGGTCATCGGACCGGAACATCTGGGGACGCTCAGGACCCTTGGCGAGATCGCAGCCCATCTCGGCGCAGGGATGAGCCCGTCGACAGCCGTGGCCCCGGCGATAGTTGTTCCGGCAGCGGTGATATCGGCCGGCAAGAACGTAGCGGAAACACTCCTGGCGGTCGTGAGCGAGAAGACCGGCTATCCCGTCGAGATGCTGGAGATGGAGATGGGGATGGATTCCGACCTGGGCATCGACTCCATAAAAAGGGTCGAGATCCTCTCCACCATCCAGGAACGGCTCCCCGGCGCACCGGTCATCGGCCCCGAGCATCTGGGAACGCTTCGTACCCTCGGCGAGATCGCTGCCCATCTCGGCGCAGGGATGGGCACGTCGGCAGCCACTCCACCGGCAACAGCCATTATGGCAGTGGCCGCATCTTCAAACGACAATGTTGCAGAAACACTCCTTGCCGTGGTGAGCGAGAAGACCGGCTATCCCGTCGAGATGCTGGAGATGGAGATGGGGATGGATTCCGACCTGGGCATCGACTCCATAAAAAGGGTCGAGATCCTCTCCACCATCCAGGAAAGGCTTCCCGGAGCCCCGGTTATCGGCCCCGAGCACCTGGGCACGCTCAGGACCCTGGGGGAGATTGCCCATTACCTGGCCGGCGCTCCAGCCACGGCTGAGCCCAAAGCGGAGGCCGCACCGGCGGTTACAGCGCAACCGGCATCAACCTCCGCCCCATCTGCCATCGGCCGGAGTACGATCGTGCCGGTTCTGCTCAACGACAGCGCCGATTCGGGTCAAATTGCGCTCACCAGTGGCGGTGAATTCTGGGTAACCGACGACGGTTCCACTTTCACGACCGAACTCTGCACCATCCTCCATGGCCGCGGTCTCACCGTCCGCAGGATAACCGGCTTTGAATCCCGGGACATGGTACCTTCCGGTAAAATATCGGGACTCGTCATCTCCGCACCGGTCAACGGCACTACCGACCTTTTCCTCGAAAATGCCTTCCTTCTCCTGAAAACCGTTGCCCCGGCCCTGCGCCAGGCCGGTGAATCAGGAGGCGCCGTTTGCGTTACCGTTTCACGCCTCGATGGCGCTTTCGGCTGCGGTGGCGACACAACGCTAAGCGACCCGCTCTCCGGCGGACTCGCCGGCCTGACCAAGACAGCGGCCAGGGAGTGGCCGGAGGTGACCTGCAAGGCCATCGACCTGGGAGAATTCCCCGCACCCACCGCAATGGCCCGCGCTGTTGCAGAAGAGCTCTTCCGCACCGGACCGGTTGAAGTGGGACTCACGCCGACCGGACGCATCACCCTGGAGCTTGCCGAGCTTCCCGCAGCAACCGCTCCTGTTTCCGCCCCCATCCGCGAGGGGGACGTGGTGATAATAACGGGTGGCGGCCGGGGCGTCACAGCCGCAACAGCCGTTGCCTTAAGCGAAGCATACCGTCCGCTTCTGGTCCTCCTCGGCAGAAGCCCGGAACCCGCAGCCGAACCGGCATGGCTCCAGTCTCTCGGCGAGGAGGCCCAGATCAAGCGGGCCATCATCGAGCAGGCGGGAGGAAAACTCCACCCCAGAGATATCGAAGAGCGCTACCGGCAGGTAATCGCCGGACGTGAACTCCGCGCCACCCTTGACCGGATTGCCGCGGCGGGAGGAAAAGCCGTCTACCGCTCCGTCGATATCCGGGATGCGGGGGAAGTAAGGAACCTGCTCGTGGAAATACGTCGCGAACATGGTCTTGTCCGCGGCATCGTCCATGGCGCCGGAGTGCTTGCCGACCGCCTGATCGCCGACAAATCCCGGGAGCAGTTTGCCCGGGTTTACAGCACCAAGGTGGCCGGACTCCGCACCCTGCTGGCCGCCACCCGGGATGACGACCTTCGTTTCCTCGCCCTCTTCTCCTCCACCACCGGCCGCTTCGGTCGCATCGGCCAGGTTGATTATGCCGTGGCTAACGAGGTTCTCAACAAACTTGCCCAGGCGGAAACGCGGCGCCGCCCTGCATGCCGGGCGGTCAGCATCAACTGGGGGCCGTGGGACGGCGGCATGGTCACCCCGGCACTGAAAAAGGTATTCGCCGGCGAAGGGATCGGCCTGATCGGCCTCGCAGCAGGCGGCGAGTTCCTCGTCAATGAAATCGCCGCGGCAGGCGCGCCGATCGAGATAGTAGCCATAGCCGGTGCAACAGGTGCGACGGTAGCCGCCTCTTCGCCATCCCGGCCCCAGACACTTGCCGAGGCGTTCGCCCTGACCCTTACCATTGACGGCTACCCGTTCCTTCGTTCCCACGTTCTCGACGGCAAGGCGGTCCTCCCCATGGCGGTGATCGCCGAATGGCTCGCCCATGGCGCTCTCCACGGCAATCCGGGATTCCGCTTCCACGGCTTCAACGACCTGCGCATCTGCAAAGGGGTCGTTTTCGAGCAGGACACCCCCTGTACCCTGCACGTCCTGGCCGGGCGCGCGGAGAAACGGGACTCCTCCTACCTGGTGCCGGTGGAGCTTACCAGCGTTGGCAAGGACGGGCGGTCCGTCCTCCACGCACGGGCCGGGATAGTGCTGGCGACACGGCTCCCCGAAGGTATCCGCTCGATCATCGAGATTCCATCCACCCCCTATGAACCGCGGAACGGCGAACTGTACGACCGGGAACGCCTCTTCCACGGCCCGGAATTGCACGGCATCGAGCATGTGGACGGCTGCTCGGCAAAGGGAATCGCCGCCATGGTCAAGGGTGCGCCGGCTCCTGCCGTCTGGATCAAGCAGCCGCTCCGGAGCGCATGGCTCACCGACCCGCTGGTCATCGATAGTGCTTTCCAGCTGATGATCCTCTGGAGCTTCGAACGGTTCGGCGCCGGTTCCCTCCCCTGCTTTGCCGGTCGCTACCGCCAGTTCCAGGAATCATTCCCCCGCGAAGGGGTACAGGTGGTGATTCGAGTCACCACCGAGCGTGAGCACAGCGCCACAGCAGACATGGAATTCCTCGATCGGCATACGGGAAAACTGGTTGCCCGTCTCGAAGACTATGAGTGCGTCATCGACCCATCCCTTAAACAGGCCTTTCAGCGCAACCAGCTGCCGCAGCCGGGACGTGTCCGGTTGGGGGTCGCCTGA